From Aspergillus luchuensis IFO 4308 DNA, chromosome 2, nearly complete sequence:
TATGACCCCCACACGCTGCTGACTGACAAAATCGTCCAGAACCAGGTGACAACCAATTCATTTCTCTTTGCAATAGACCAACACACCTCATTAAAACAATACTGATGCATCCACAAACCCGTAGACCGCCACCGCAGAAGGCGGTCCCAACTGGGTAGAATACCTAACAGGCTGTGGTCTGGACGAGGGCCTCACCTCGCCCTTCGACTGCGACCTACAACTATGGGATTTCGCATTCGCAGGATCAGACATCTCAGTTGAATAGTACGCCCGCACCTACAGGCCATACACACTTATCTCCCCAACTCTAACCCTACCCCAGCACCCCCCTTCACCACAACTTCACCGTCTCCCTCGTCAACCAAGTCAAACAATTCACCACCTACGCCCAACCCGTCCTCCAAAACATCAGCGATCCCTCGCACGCCCTAATCGCCATCTGGATCGGCATCAACGACATCGGCGACAGCTCCAAATACGACGTCGACTTCCCAACCTTCTACAACGACCTCATGGccaccctcttctcttccgtcCAATCCATCTACTCCCAGGGCTACCGCTCCTACCTCTTCATGAACCTGCCCCCGCTAGACCGCAGACCCGGAAACCTAGGTAGCACTGATCCCAGTCCCAACGCGACCCAGATTACCTGGTATAATGATGCGTTGGCGCAGCATGCCAGTGCGTTTGGGGCTCGCTACGCGGATACCAATGTCATGTTGTTTGATGCGCATAGCGAACTCAGCTATATTTTGGATCACCCGGCGCAATTTGGGATTGTGAATATCACGAACTTCTGTGCTGGTTATGATCAGCCCGATATTGCCTGGGATTATCGGAAATATGGATGTCCCACGCCCTTGGATACTTATTTTTGGTTTAATTCCGGTCATATGACCAGCCATGTTCATGAGATTTTGGCGGGGAAGGTAGGGAGGTTTTTGTTGGGGGAGTAAGTAGTCAGTAGTGGTCAGTtggatatatttttctaggctaggaggaggagcattTTATATAGCCattagtagtacttactggctggctggctggctcttCAATGCTCGAGATATGATAGCTGAAAGTACCACTAGCATCATCCAAGATATATAGTAATCACATAAATAATTGACCAGTATCAATAGAAGTAAATAAGCTAACATCCCacatagtaagtagtactagtaaaaACCTCCCACCCACTTATCAATCACCCGAAACGTAATAAACCAGGAGTACCAAATTGAAGAGTAGTGTGGTTAATATGATCATGATCTATATATTGCTAGTAGTATTCAACGTCATGATATAGGCAACGCGAAAGCAACCAgctactattactattactactactactagtactatcaCCTACCAGCCagatataagtaaaaaaaagaagagtaagtagaaaagaaaaatatcgAAACGAGACTGTACCTACCCCTCACCCAACCCCcaataaataaaatgaaagaagtaaagaaagaaggaaagggaaaaagccAGACGTTACATTGCAGAGGTGAAActttacctacctacctacgtagcctacctactactactactggtaTACTGATGGTCACTACCAAGctacatacatgcatacatactacatagTAATCACGTCAttagaaagagaaaaaccAGGATCAGATTCttgtaagtagtagtcataatcctagtaattattattacaatAGATCGATgcaatacatacatacatacaaataaataattaccAGCAAATAGGTAATACGAAtgtagtactatatatacaccCCCACTCCCCAAACAGGGGTCTATACAAGGATAATGCTTGTTGATTGGGGTCGCTACCTAACCAATTAGTACTAATACTACTGTGTACAAAGTGGTCAATCCGCTTACCCGatgcctctgcctctgcctctgtCTCCTGtgtggctgctgcggcgtTATGCAGCCACCGCCTGTTTCAATCTGGCGTGCTTTGTACggctgctgtcgctgtcgTATtctttgttgctttttctgctctcggggatggagggggtgtTGCAGATCGAGGCTTGATAGCAGGGATCAAGCCTGTAATTTACTATCGAGATGCATTGACTTCATGTAGGTGACTTGAAAGGGTCATGTGATGGTATGAAGGCACCAGCAGTTTTGTCTACAGGAAGAAAATGTAATGACAGTTTCATAATGCTAAAACAGAAGCAGATAGGTACAGTTTCTCTCCAATTATCAGCATGCAAGTGAAAGCTACACACTATCTAGTCCCATCCGTTCCGGGAACAAGCCAACTGATACATAACTTTTTGTTTGATAAACCACAACAAAGAATGAGATAATTAACGTGTATCCATGAGAAATATCAGTGCACAATCGTGTAGGTTTCGAAGTCACCCATTGTCGGGGGAGCCTGTTGTTGTAAACTGAGCAAAACACGCGAATAGTCTATCGTGATATCGACGAACGCCGCCCGTACCGTGGTTACGAAAAAGGAATCATGCGAAGGAAAATGAACGTCTACCGATGTGAGAATGGAATACAAGCTCAGTGGATGAACTGAGCAGCGAGGTCAAAAGGTTACCAGCGACGGTTGCCACCAAGAGGAGCAGCATTGGAAGCAGTGAAGTGGTTGCCGCGGccacggccaccaccacggccaccCCAGCGGCCATAGCCACCGTGGCCAtgaccaccgccgccacTGTAGCGGACCATCTCGGCGAGACGGGGGTCAATCTGCTGCTTGGCCTCAGTGAGAATGGTGACCAAGTCACGAGCCTGCTTGGAGTCTGCAAAGGGTGACATGTTAGCATTATGCTTCGACCAGACCATCTGTGATGGAAGAGGTAACTTACTGTCAGTGGTAAAGAAGGTGATGGCGGTACCCTTGGCACCGGCACGACCAGTTCTACCAATACGGTGAACGTAGTCCTCCGAGTTGTTGGGGTAGTCATAGTTGAGAACGTGTGTGATGTCGCGCACATCTTCAAACACATGTAACGTTAGCAAACAGAGCATTAGTGAATTGAGCAACGTGGCTTAGGAGCCTTTCTCAGTCGTATGAGACTTGAtgcatctctctctctcgctcggACTTAAAAATCATCAAAAGATCCGTGACAGACGAGTCCGAGGGTGGCAAATATCGTGGTCCTAGAGCAACCTTGGAATGCAGCTTCAACGAGTCGGCAAGAGAGGAAGTTTCCCTCCCTCTACCGGCCAAGTTTTTAGTGGGTTGATATGGTGAATCAGAACAGAAGAGTAATACGTCTGCTACACTGCACTGTGAGTCCAAGGCCCTCCTGGCTTGAGAACCATTTCAGGAGACCCGACAAAGCCTGGAAGAGTCATACACACCAACAATTGGTGGAAGAGAGTTAAGCACCGTGCCATGGTCACGCAACCTCAATACGGGCGAGGGTGACTTGGCGgcaagaaaggaaggggggaagggggaaagggggaaggggggagtTTGCGATTTATTCATACCGATACCACGGGAAGCCACATCAGTAGCCACCATGATTGGGCTCTTGCCCGTCTTGAATTCGTTCAAGACCCAATCTCTCTCTTGCTGTTGCTTATCACCGTGAATAGCTGGAATGCAGGTTAGCAAATGGCTCTTTCAGTGTCAGGATCAAGGGAGCTTACAAAGTGCCGGCCATCCGTCCTGGCGGAGGAAGCGTGTGATCTCGTCAGCGATGCGCTTGGTGCCGGTGAAGATAAGGCACTTGTTGCCGCGGTTctccatgatcttctcgaggTGCTTGATCATCTTGTCGCGCTTCTCGAAGTCCGAGACGACCTCGACGATCTGAGTGATACGATGATTGGCCGACAGATCCATGGAGCCAATGTTGACCTGGATGTAGTCGTTGAGGAAGTCAGAGGCAAGCTGACGGACCTCCTTGGGCCATGTAGCGGACCACATGCAAGTTTGACGGTCAGGGCGAATCTGGGAGATGATCTTGCGGATCTGGGGCTCGAAACCCATGTCCAGCATG
This genomic window contains:
- a CDS encoding SGNH/GDSL hydrolase family protein (CAZy:CE16;~COG:S;~EggNog:ENOG410PN2U;~InterPro:IPR036514;~SECRETED:SignalP(1-18)), producing the protein MFVKWQLLALAAVPMIPAYPSGAAHKEDFDWDSTKYLIAFGDSYTYVQGTDGLQNYSFIGDLQHFAYDPHTLLTDKIVQNQTATAEGGPNWVEYLTGCGLDEGLTSPFDCDLQLWDFAFAGSDISVEYTPLHHNFTVSLVNQVKQFTTYAQPVLQNISDPSHALIAIWIGINDIGDSSKYDVDFPTFYNDLMATLFSSVQSIYSQGYRSYLFMNLPPLDRRPGNLGSTDPSPNATQITWYNDALAQHASAFGARYADTNVMLFDAHSELSYILDHPAQFGIVNITNFCAGYDQPDIAWDYRKYGCPTPLDTYFWFNSGHMTSHVHEILAGKVGRFLLGE